A DNA window from Malus domestica chromosome 12, GDT2T_hap1 contains the following coding sequences:
- the LOC139190209 gene encoding uncharacterized protein, producing the protein MPPRRESRRASESNFPDITQLGEAMAHAFQNAIRLPTPPQRTPLETMYNLKLDRFMGNEGHEGAKKWLDHIEKTFQVMQSQGNLPANRWVETTTWFLGREPAAWWVNQTKFISPEMAADWEVFKENFMKRFVPPEYIDRKKQEFTQMKQKNMSVHEYYRKFTDLSRYDPDTVGNQPEMLRRFKLGTKRKWRTFASAIHCTDYHEFSEILVRMEDSDNLPSNSEDDEDKNDNQKKEDRGKGISTQGPRKTHNFKKSGASSSSSSGGFSLTGPRRGGRFAGGPRFQR; encoded by the coding sequence atgccgcctcgtagggaaTCACGCCGTGCTTCTGAGtctaatttccctgatataactcaattaggggaagcgatgGCCCATGCCTTTCAGAATGCAATCCGTCTTCCTACTCCTCCTCAAAGAACACCCTTAGAGACTATGTATAATCTGAAATTGGACCGTTTCATGGGCAATGAGGGTCATGAAGGGGCCAAAAAATGGTtagaccatattgagaagacttttcaagtgatgcagagtcaagggaatcttcctgctaatagatgggtggagaccactacttggtttttaggACGAGAGCCAGCAGCTTGGTGGGTAAATCAGACTAAGTTTATATCGCCTGAGATGGCAGCTGACTGGGAAGTATTCAAAGAGAATTTTATGAAAAGATTTGTTCCTCCGGAGTACATTGACCGTAAGAAGCAGGAGTTCACTCAAAtgaagcaaaagaatatgtcagtgcatgagtattacaggaaATTTACAGACTTATCTCGTTATGATCCTGATACAGTTGGTAATCAGCCAGAGATGCTTCGTCGTTTTAAGCTAGGAACTAAGAGGAAATGGCGGACTTTTGCTAGTGCGATTCATTGCACCGATTATCATGAGTTTTCTGAGATTTTGGTTCGGATGGAGGATTCCGACAACCTTCCTAGTAAcagtgaggatgatgaagataagaatgataatcagaagaaagaGGATAGGGGTAAAGGTATCTCCACTCAAGGACCCCGTAAGACAcataatttcaagaaaagtggagcGAGCTCGAGTTCTTCCAGTGGAGGATTTAGTCTCACAGGCCCGAGGAGAGGTGGAAGATTTGCTGGTGGACCCAGGTTTCAGAGAtag